One Festucalex cinctus isolate MCC-2025b chromosome 1, RoL_Fcin_1.0, whole genome shotgun sequence genomic region harbors:
- the LOC144013334 gene encoding uncharacterized protein LOC144013334 isoform X2, producing the protein MSKRYVNLTEIPTDAIDLTPLVNNLISSSQSRPQTLFSLLTVTSFSPLSLHKLTLLVYNISSSEKVDAHVLRKRLCYCVTNDTNDLTDFTVLLLDVMKNSSSSLHEVFKSSSILSVSQKNNSDCIYICVMAGNKGPALWEVSDVTAIFNTTIVEGPLKEWHQVWSDPSVVMTSSAAANLELSRVHSSAQVSPAQPAVPAQTAPPTQRQPQHVQPELGQGRGRHQGREQQQQPEEEELKQEPHPEKQQEKYQQQEQEEGHRQEPVHGENQAQKQQGQEEEQVQRPGQEQELRQEQEQGPRQEQEQEHRQNWDQERVQGREQEEEQPQEQESGQEQEQVQEENQAQKQQQGQDQQQEHRPGQEQEEGQSQEQEQVQVEKQELGQEQEQELEVQNQELDLEKQQDQYQEQGQEKEQGQGHKQEHVPEEKQAQKQQQGQEQQQEHRPGQEQELRQEQEQGPGQEQVQGPRQSWDQEIVQGQEQEEGQSQEQEQLQVEEQELGQEQEQELEVQKQAQDPEKQQEQFQEHVQEESRAQEQQGQEQQQEHRSGQEQGQEKKQEQDEEWGQGQKYEDEEEQELEEQHKEREKYQEQEQERVEEQEQYHEQRQEEELDEEKQHEEQEQGQGQEEKQAPEQEREQGEKRETERQQEQGQEREQALEPRTEQEQEQGQGSTILYPVPSSITSTNAPAQHAGCPWTKAEDAVAMPTVSAGKLPACLLELCRFFSVCVCGPIATRNRLCEGGGSRRYRKRADELCRRVQRISFSATVKQTCLMKMCARP; encoded by the exons GTCCCCAGACGCTTTTCTCTCTGCTGACCGTGACGTCATTCAGCCCGCTGTCGCTGCACAAACTGACGCTGCTCGTCTACAACA TTTCTAGCAGTGAAAAAGTGGACGCGCACGTGTTGCGGAAACGTTTGTGTTACTGCGTCACAAACGACACCAACGATTTGACAG ACTTTACAGTTCTTCTCTTGGACGTCATGAAAAACTCGTCAAGTTCTCTGCACGAAGTTTTCAAGTCGTCGTCCATCCTCTcag TGAGCCAGAAGAACAACTCGGACTGTATTTACATTTGTGTGATGGCGGGCAACAAGG gcCCCGCCTTGTGGGAGGTGAGTGACGTCACAGCCATCTTCAACACGACCATCGTTGAAGGACCACTCAAAG AGTGGCATCAGGTGTGGTCGGACCCGAGTGTGGTGATGACGTCATCGGCAGCAGCAAACTTGGAGCTCAGCAGAGTTCATTCGAGTGCGCAAG TGTCGCCGGCGCAGCCGGCCGTGCCCGCCCAGACGGCGCCGCCAACGCAACGGCAACCGCAACACGTCCAGCCAGAACTGGGGCAAGGGCGGGGGCGCCATCAGGGACGAGAGCAGCAACAACaaccagaagaagaagaacttaaACAAGAACCGCATCCAGAAAAGCAGCAGGAGAAATATCAACAACAGGAACAGGAAGAAGGACATAGGCAAGAACCGGTACATGGAGAAAAccaagcacaaaaacaacaaggacAGGAAGAGGAACAAGTACAGAGACCAGGACAGGAACAAGAACTGCGACaagaacaggaacaaggacCAAGACAGGAACAAGAACAGGAACACAGACAAAATTGGGATCAGGAAAGGGTACAAGGACGGGAACAAGAAGAGGAACAACCTCAAGAACAGGAATCGGGACAGGAACAAGAACAGGTACAAGAAGAAAAccaagcacaaaaacaacaacaaggacAGGACCAGCAACAAGAACACAGACCAGGACAGGAACAAGAAGAAGGACAATCTCAAGAACAGGAACAAGTACAGGTAGAAAAACAAGAATTGGGACAGGAACAAGAACAGGAACTAGAAGTACAAAACCAAGAACTAGATCTAGAAAAGCAACAGGATCAATATCAAGAGCAGGGACAAGAAAAGGAGCAGGGACAAGGACATAAACAAGAACATGTACCAGAAGAAAAgcaagcacaaaaacaacaacaaggacAGGAACAGCAACAAGAACATAGACCAGGACAGGAACAAGAACTGCGGCAAGAACAGGAGCAAGGACCAGGACAGGAACAAGTACAGGGACCCAGACAAAGTTGGGATCAGGAAATCGTACAAGGACAGGAACAAGAAGAGGGACAATCTCAAGAGCAGGAACAACTACAGGTAGAAGAACAAGAATTGGGACAGGAACAAGAACAGGAGCTAGAAGTACAAAAACAAGCACAAGATCCGGAAAAGCAACAGGAACAATTTCAAGAACATGTACAAGAAGAAAGCCGAGCACAAGAACAACAAGGACAGGAACAGCAACAAGAACATAGATCAGGACAGGAACAAGGACAGGAAAAGAAACAAGAACAGGATGAAGAATGGGGGCAAGGACAAAAatatgaagatgaagaagaacaagaattGGAAGAGCAGCACAAAGAACGGGAAAAATATCAAGAACAGGAGCAGGAAAGGGTTGAGGAGCAGGAGCAGTATCATGAACAGAGACAAGAAGAAGAATTGGATGAGGAAAAACAACATGAAGAACAGGAGCAAGGACAGGgacaagaagaaaaacaagcacCGGAACAGGAACGAGAACAAGGTGAGAAACGCGAGACGGAACGACAACAGGAACAGGGACAGGAACGTGAACAGGCGCTGGAACCAAGAACAGAGCAAGAACAGGAGCAAGGTCAAGGGTCCACCATCTTGTATCCTGTCCCATCATCAATCACGAGCACCAACGCACCTGCGCAACATGCAG GTTGTCCATGGACGAAGGCTGAGGATGCGGTTGCCATGCCGACCGTCAGCGCCGGTAAGCTTCCGGCGTGTCTTCTGGAGCTCTGCAGGTTTTTCTCCGTCTGCGTGTGCGGACCGATCGCCACGCGCAACAG GTTGTGCGAGGGTGGCGGCAGCCGGCGGTACCGCAAGCGCGCCGACGAACTGTGCAGACGAGTCCAAAGAATCTCCTTCTCGGCCA CAGTGAAGCAGACGTGTCTGATGAAGATGTGCGCGCGGCCGTGA
- the LOC144013334 gene encoding uncharacterized protein LOC144013334 isoform X1, with protein sequence MSKRYVNLTEIPTDAIDLTPLVNNLISSSQSRPQTLFSLLTVTSFSPLSLHKLTLLVYNISSSEKVDAHVLRKRLCYCVTNDTNDLTDFTVLLLDVMKNSSSSLHEVFKSSSILSVSQKNNSDCIYICVMAGNKGPALWEVSDVTAIFNTTIVEGPLKEWHQVWSDPSVVMTSSAAANLELSRVHSSAQVSPAQPAVPAQTAPPTQRQPQHVQPELGQGRGRHQGREQQQQPEEEELKQEPHPEKQQEKYQQQEQEEGHRQEPVHGENQAQKQQGQEEEQVQRPGQEQELRQEQEQGPRQEQEQEHRQNWDQERVQGREQEEEQPQEQESGQEQEQVQEENQAQKQQQGQDQQQEHRPGQEQEEGQSQEQEQVQVEKQELGQEQEQELEVQNQELDLEKQQDQYQEQGQEKEQGQGHKQEHVPEEKQAQKQQQGQEQQQEHRPGQEQELRQEQEQGPGQEQVQGPRQSWDQEIVQGQEQEEGQSQEQEQLQVEEQELGQEQEQELEVQKQAQDPEKQQEQFQEHVQEESRAQEQQGQEQQQEHRSGQEQGQEKKQEQDEEWGQGQKYEDEEEQELEEQHKEREKYQEQEQERVEEQEQYHEQRQEEELDEEKQHEEQEQGQGQEEKQAPEQEREQGEKRETERQQEQGQEREQALEPRTEQEQEQGQGSTILYPVPSSITSTNAPAQHAGCPWTKAEDAVAMPTVSAGKLPACLLELCRFFSVCVCGPIATRNRLCEGGGSRRYRKRADELCRRVQRISFSASKSKPRKRILSLFSPT encoded by the exons GTCCCCAGACGCTTTTCTCTCTGCTGACCGTGACGTCATTCAGCCCGCTGTCGCTGCACAAACTGACGCTGCTCGTCTACAACA TTTCTAGCAGTGAAAAAGTGGACGCGCACGTGTTGCGGAAACGTTTGTGTTACTGCGTCACAAACGACACCAACGATTTGACAG ACTTTACAGTTCTTCTCTTGGACGTCATGAAAAACTCGTCAAGTTCTCTGCACGAAGTTTTCAAGTCGTCGTCCATCCTCTcag TGAGCCAGAAGAACAACTCGGACTGTATTTACATTTGTGTGATGGCGGGCAACAAGG gcCCCGCCTTGTGGGAGGTGAGTGACGTCACAGCCATCTTCAACACGACCATCGTTGAAGGACCACTCAAAG AGTGGCATCAGGTGTGGTCGGACCCGAGTGTGGTGATGACGTCATCGGCAGCAGCAAACTTGGAGCTCAGCAGAGTTCATTCGAGTGCGCAAG TGTCGCCGGCGCAGCCGGCCGTGCCCGCCCAGACGGCGCCGCCAACGCAACGGCAACCGCAACACGTCCAGCCAGAACTGGGGCAAGGGCGGGGGCGCCATCAGGGACGAGAGCAGCAACAACaaccagaagaagaagaacttaaACAAGAACCGCATCCAGAAAAGCAGCAGGAGAAATATCAACAACAGGAACAGGAAGAAGGACATAGGCAAGAACCGGTACATGGAGAAAAccaagcacaaaaacaacaaggacAGGAAGAGGAACAAGTACAGAGACCAGGACAGGAACAAGAACTGCGACaagaacaggaacaaggacCAAGACAGGAACAAGAACAGGAACACAGACAAAATTGGGATCAGGAAAGGGTACAAGGACGGGAACAAGAAGAGGAACAACCTCAAGAACAGGAATCGGGACAGGAACAAGAACAGGTACAAGAAGAAAAccaagcacaaaaacaacaacaaggacAGGACCAGCAACAAGAACACAGACCAGGACAGGAACAAGAAGAAGGACAATCTCAAGAACAGGAACAAGTACAGGTAGAAAAACAAGAATTGGGACAGGAACAAGAACAGGAACTAGAAGTACAAAACCAAGAACTAGATCTAGAAAAGCAACAGGATCAATATCAAGAGCAGGGACAAGAAAAGGAGCAGGGACAAGGACATAAACAAGAACATGTACCAGAAGAAAAgcaagcacaaaaacaacaacaaggacAGGAACAGCAACAAGAACATAGACCAGGACAGGAACAAGAACTGCGGCAAGAACAGGAGCAAGGACCAGGACAGGAACAAGTACAGGGACCCAGACAAAGTTGGGATCAGGAAATCGTACAAGGACAGGAACAAGAAGAGGGACAATCTCAAGAGCAGGAACAACTACAGGTAGAAGAACAAGAATTGGGACAGGAACAAGAACAGGAGCTAGAAGTACAAAAACAAGCACAAGATCCGGAAAAGCAACAGGAACAATTTCAAGAACATGTACAAGAAGAAAGCCGAGCACAAGAACAACAAGGACAGGAACAGCAACAAGAACATAGATCAGGACAGGAACAAGGACAGGAAAAGAAACAAGAACAGGATGAAGAATGGGGGCAAGGACAAAAatatgaagatgaagaagaacaagaattGGAAGAGCAGCACAAAGAACGGGAAAAATATCAAGAACAGGAGCAGGAAAGGGTTGAGGAGCAGGAGCAGTATCATGAACAGAGACAAGAAGAAGAATTGGATGAGGAAAAACAACATGAAGAACAGGAGCAAGGACAGGgacaagaagaaaaacaagcacCGGAACAGGAACGAGAACAAGGTGAGAAACGCGAGACGGAACGACAACAGGAACAGGGACAGGAACGTGAACAGGCGCTGGAACCAAGAACAGAGCAAGAACAGGAGCAAGGTCAAGGGTCCACCATCTTGTATCCTGTCCCATCATCAATCACGAGCACCAACGCACCTGCGCAACATGCAG GTTGTCCATGGACGAAGGCTGAGGATGCGGTTGCCATGCCGACCGTCAGCGCCGGTAAGCTTCCGGCGTGTCTTCTGGAGCTCTGCAGGTTTTTCTCCGTCTGCGTGTGCGGACCGATCGCCACGCGCAACAG GTTGTGCGAGGGTGGCGGCAGCCGGCGGTACCGCAAGCGCGCCGACGAACTGTGCAGACGAGTCCAAAGAATCTCCTTCTCGGCCAGTAAGTCGAAACCACGCAAGCGCatattgtcattattttcaCCTACTTGA